A region of the Pricia mediterranea genome:
GGTCAGGTTGAGGTCTCTATAGAACTTTTCGGCCTCTAGATAGCTGGCCAAAGCTTCCGGATACTGGGTGAGGTACATTTGGTTTATTCCGATACTGTTGAGCATTTTTGCCATCAATAACGTATCCTTTTCCTTTTCAAAAACCGTGTAGGCACGTAGGTTATGGTCATTTGCCCGGCGATAGTCCGATTGGTTGAAATACACCAGGCCCTTGTTATAGGTCAGGCGGGCAATACCATTTTTATTCTTGTTTTTTCCGTGCAACTCGATCGCTTTGTCGTAAGTTGACAATGCCATGGAATCCATCCCTTGGGCACTGTAGTTATGCCCCTTATAGGAAAGGGCCGTCGCAATACCCTTATCATCTTTTAACCGTTTTGCCAACATTAGGGCCTGATCGGCAATTCGCACCCCTTCTTCGGGATGTAAGGAATAATAGGTATAGGAAAGTTCGGTCAAGGTGGCCAAGCGAACCGTATCATGGAGGTCCGCTTTTGTGAGAAGTACTTTGAGGGAATCCACTTTCTCTTCCTGTCCTCTTAGATATAATACCCCACAACTGAAACAGAATACAATAATCCATTTAATCTGTTGGCGGCTAGGCATCAATAGGTCGATTATAATATATCAAATGTAACTTTTTTGACCGAACCCGTAGCAACGATTTCAAAATATATAGGATAGATGGAGCCGTAATCCCTATTTTTTACTTGGAAGGAAAGCCTTACTACACGCCTAATAAACAAAAACATACTTGTAGAGAGAAAAAGGCTACGTTTAATAAACGTACAATGACTTTTAGATTCAACAAGAGTATATTGGTGTATCATTTTAACATTCTGCCGAATGTAATAATCTGCCCCATTACTTAATTCGGCCAAACGGAAATCATCCCATCTTTTTGACTTTTAGACACGCCTGCGGTTATTAACAAGTGGACCTGAGCCTTTGATGATGCCCAAAAACGACGACCTTGATGCATGGAATGATGTCGTTTGTGAAAAAATAAGAGAATCGGAAAAATTGTGAGTTTTCCCAAAATACAGTCCGATACCGATAAAGTTTCGAATCATTACGGAACTTTTGAACGTGGACGAGAAGGAAAAATCATGAAGTTATAGAAGGGATACAATGCCGGGCATTGCGTCAACCATAACCGTCAATAGCTCAACTTTAATTAACCCACATCACACTCAAACTGAATACAAACCAATAAAAATCAAAAAAATGACGCGAAATTTTACTATAGCCTTGATTATGGTAGTTGGTACACTATCGCTATCGGCCCAAAAAATCATTACCGTTGACAACTCCGAGGGTAGTGCGGCGCAATTCGACGACTTGCAGACCGCCATCTTCAGTGCCGAAGATGGAGACATCCTATATATCCATCCTTCTGAGATCGACTACGGAAACATTATCGTAAATAAAGGTTTGACCCTGATCGGTTTTGCCCATAGCGACCCCGATAAGGAGACATCCATAGCGAGGATCAATCTTGACGAGAACAGCTCCAACAGTAGATTTAGCGGATTGCACGTTAAAGGGAATTTTTACGTCGGGGAATCTAGATCAAGTGCAACTCTATCAAACATTACCATTGAGAACTGTCGTATTGACGGTACGATGGACTTTCCAACAGCCAATGTGGACAATGTAACTATCCGGGGAAGTATATTTTACCATCTCGGAACTACTAGTAACTATACCAACGCCCTGATTACCAACAACATCATTACAGGAAATCTTTATGTGAAAAATTATCAATCCGTAAACATTAGGAACAATCTCTTTCTTAATGGATCAGTACGGAATCTTGGCTATAGAACGGGGACCATAACGATACAAAATAGTATCCTTTACACCTCGGGAGGTTCAAGGAATTGGAACTATGATGGGGTAGTTTTTGAAAACTGCATGACCCATGCCGTAAATGGCAGTAATCACGTTCCGCTAGCCGGAACCAACAATATCGACAACATCGACCCGCAGTTCGTCGATGATACGGAAAGACCCGGTTACTACAATGAACTCACCGATGATTTTCATTTGAAGCAAGGCTCCCTGGCCATTGATGCCGGCGTATCCGGAGAAGACATCGGTCTCTACGACGGTAGCGGCTTTACCTTTAACAACTTTGGCTATACCGGAGGCATACCCACCGTAAAAATCACGGCCATGACCACAACCGTTGCCCCAGGAAACAACATCAACGTAACCATCAACGCACAAAATCACTGATCCATGAAACGAATTATCATTTTATTCGCTGGGTTGTTGTTGTGCATCCCATTTTCGAGGGGTCAGTCCATAGTGTCTGCCGAATACTTTTTTGATGGCGATCCAGGGATCGGCAACGGCATCGCGCTGTCGGTCAATGACAATGCGGGACAACTGGCACAGGAATTTTCCATTCCGACCACTGGCCTGTCCGAGGGCTTTCACAGTTTATATATTAGGGTCAATGGCAACAACGGCAATTGGAGTCTATATGACCGCAGTATCTTTTATGTGATGTCATTTACCGACGCCAGCGAACCTATCGCCAATGCAGAATATTTCTTCGATGAAGATCCCGGTATAGGCGAGGGAACGGCTTTGGCCGTGGATACCAATTCGGGGCGATTGGTAGAGAACATGACGATACCTATCGAGGGACTGGCCGAGGGCCAGCATGTGCTTTACATCAGGGTGCAATCTCAAAGCGGAAATTGGAGCCTCTACGACCAGCGGAATTTTGGAGTAACGGCAGACGCTTTGGATAGCACCGTCACCCTGGACGAAACTACCATTACGGCAAACTTGGCTGATGCCACCTACCAATGGCTCGATTGCAACGATGAAAATTCACCGATCCAAGGAGAAACCGACCAAAGTTTCGAGGCCTCGGAAAGTGGAACCTATGCCGTTCAAATTACTAAGGGAGACCAGACCGTGGTTTCGGCCTGTACGGAAATCTCCATTGATTCGGAACCCGGTGACAGTGAAGACGATCAAGACAGTGAGAACGATCAGGAGGGTGAAAACGACCAGGACAATGATGGTGTACCTGATGCGCTTGACCAGTGCGACAACACGTCGGCAGGGGCAGTAGTCGATGCCAATGGCTGCCCTGTTTTTACACTTCCAGCGGATAATTTTATCATCACGACCGTAGGGGAATCCTGTATTTCCAGTAATAACGGTAGTATTGAAATTGCCGCCGAAACGTCTTTACCATATAGCGCGTCGCTGACCGGTCCCAATGGTACGTTGAACCAGGAATTTTCGGATGTCACTGTTTTTCAGGATTTGGTGGCCGGCGCTTACGGACTATGCATTCAAATAGACGGGCAGCCGGACTATGAACGATGTTTTGATGTTTCGTTGACCCAGCCCGAGGCCCTATCGGCAAGTTCAAAGGTGAACGCGATGGCCAGAACGCTCAACTTACATCTTAAAGGAAGCCAAACCTATACCATTACCTTGAACGATGAAATAATTACCACCTCCGATAATGAAATTACCCTGGCTTTACGTAAAGGCGGCAATACAATTACTGTCGTAGGGGATGCCCGTTGTCAAGGCATTTATGAGGAAAAAATTGTTCTGGGTCCCGGAACGTTGGTGTATCCAAATCCCATTGCGAGTGGCAATCTTCACGTGGACCTAAGTTTTGCAAACCTATCGCGCAAAGCGGATATTTCCCTATTTAACCTGAACGGTGCCTTGATTTCCGAAGAAGAACGCAGCATTGAACAGGGCCGTATTCTTCTCGATATGGACGGATTGCCCAAGGGCGTATATATTTTGAGCGTGAGAACCGACGAGGCTTTGTTGAACCAAAAAATAATAAAACGATGAAAATACGATCAGCATCCGCTATATTAGCTTTCGGTCTATTAGTTCTAAGTGCGTGCGGTGGGTCGGACGACACCGTCGACGGTCCCTCAACCCCACCCCCACCAGAGCCGGCACCGCTCGCGGCCACCCTTGTATTTCCGGAAAACAATACAGAGTGTAACGAAGGGGAAGTTATCAGCGACACAGAAAGTAGCGTCACCTTTCAGTGGAACGCATCGCAACATACGGATAGCTATACCGTGAACCTAAAAAATCTCGATACGGGAACGGTATCCCCTACCGACGCGCAGTCCAATAGTGCCGTCATCACCCTCCTCAGAGGCGTACCTTACCAGTGGTCCGTGGTATCTAAGAGCAAGTCTAGTACGAAAACCGCTACGAGCAGTGCTTGGAAGTTCTATAACCAAGGGCCGGGAATCGAGAGTCATGCCCCATTTCCCGCCGAAGCGGTAAGTCCGAAAAGAGGGATTACCGTTGCATCGACCGATGCCATAACGCTGACATGGGCGGGTAGCGACGTTGACAATGATATTAAGGAATATGAGGTATTCTTTGGTAGCAATAAAGATGCTATGGTCTCTTTGGGTATGACGTCAACAACCGAAAAGCAAAACGTGGCGATCAGCCCTAAAACAGTTTACTATTGGAAAGTAACCACCCTTGATAAGGCCGGCAATTCCTCCGGTTCCGACCTCTTTGACTTTCAAGTGGAGTAGTATTATAGTGGAATGATGACTTAAGATCAGAAAAAAAATCTTAATTTTATTCTAAGAACCTTGTTCCAAAAACAACTTTTTGCAAAAAAACACAATCAAAATGAAAAAAACTTTTAAACTCCTAGCCATGGCGGTCATCACTTTTTGTACCGCACAATCCATTTCAGCCCAAGAATTCGATCAGGGCACCAATGTCATCAATGCCGGTATCGGCTTTGGTGGTAACTTCAATTACGGCGGTATCGGTACGTCGTCCCAGGGCCTGGGCCTTAGCGCAAGTTACGAAAGGGGTATTTGGGAAACCGGGGACTTCGGGATTGTCAGCCTTGGAGCCTATTTGGGCTACAAATCCTATACTTCGAAAACTGTGTTCGGAGGTAGCAGATATGATTTCAACTATACCATTATCGGGGCACGTGGTGCGTTTCACTATATCGGACTCGACGTCGAAAATCTCGATGTATATGGGGGCGCCATGCTTTCGCTGAACATCGCTTCTTATGACGGCAATTTTGACAACGACCTAAGCACCCGGCCCAGTGGTACAATTTTCGTTGGCGGTCGATACTATTTTACCGATAGTATCGGAGTGTTCGCAGAAGCCGGATATGGAGTATCGTTCCTGACGATAGGAGCCGCTTTCCGGTTCTAAACCGAATTCCAATTCCTATTATTTCGAACCCTTTCAAGAATCATTTTTTGAAGGGGTTTTTGTTTGTTCAGAAGCTAGCAGCTCTTCGGCAATAGTTCGGTTCCATAGCCGCTGTTGCCGCACATCTTTTGAGAAGTCGGTCTCCCGGTCGTATTTGTTCTGAAAGGCGATAAGTTCCTTAAGGATTTGCTTGTAGATCGCCTTCACCTCGTCTTTCACATCAGATGTAAAGCTTGCTTCCCCCAAGCGCTTTCGGAACAAGCGCGCATATAGCTCCGCAATATCGAAATGCAATTGCTCATGCCCCAAAGTGTTCGCATCGCAGACCTCGGGACGGTACCACGAGCGATAGGGGTAGAACTCACAGCGGACTTCGATTTCCAAAAATTGCCGGCCGTTTTCTTCCGTTGTCGTAAAGGCATAACTGATTCCTGTAGCCGTGGTCGCCGCGGCCCATTCCGTCTTGAAATAGCTTCCCTTAAAATCGGACCATTGCAGTTTGCGGTCCGCGCTCCAGGGAATGGCTTCTTCTTTCTGCGCGGAAACAAATAGCGGAAAAAACAAGAAAACCAATACGGTTATATAATAGGCGCTCCCTCTAGCATCCATAATTTGAAGATCGGGGTATGTTCTATTTCACCAAAAAGTGTACTAAAGTTCCCAAGAGAACGTAATTGACTTCTCGATATCGGGATGCAGACTATAAAGTACGGGACAGGTTTTGCCGGTATTCTCCAGAATTTTGCGGTGTTTCTGCGAGACATCGGCCGGAAGGTTTAGCTTGGCCTCTATTTTTGATATCCTTCGGGGACCCGAAGCCATATGTTTGGTAATGGTTACGGTGGCCCCATCGAGGATAACACCTAAATCCCTGGCCTTAATCCCCATTACCGTAATCATACAACTTCCCAATGCCGTAGCTACGATGTCGGTCGGCGAAAACGCCTGTCCCAGTCCATTATTGTCGACCGGGGCATCGGTCTTAAAAGAATCCCCCGAGCGGATATGCTCGCATGTGGTTCGCAATTCGCCGTCGTAGATAATTTTTGCGGTCATCCCAGTTTAATATTAACTCCGTTTTCAAGTTTTAAGATGTCCTACCGTATCCTTCAAGGCTTAATTCCGCCGTCAACAGGTTCAAAGTTTAAGGCCATCACTTGTCACATTAATCCTCGAGCTAGGTGCAGCGATTGTATCTGAAACCACTTAGGCACATTTCATGTCATATACCCCGCATTAACTGCCCTACACTAAATACTTAATACTCAATACTTAATACTCAATACTATCTTACTGTACCTGCTTGATCCTGAGATCCTCAAAAGTCATAATATACGAAGCTTGGTTGAAGTACCCCGTCACGGGATCTCGCTCATAATCGAACTTGTTGCCCGAATATTCCGTTTCCCCG
Encoded here:
- a CDS encoding DUF922 domain-containing protein, translated to MDARGSAYYITVLVFLFFPLFVSAQKEEAIPWSADRKLQWSDFKGSYFKTEWAAATTATGISYAFTTTEENGRQFLEIEVRCEFYPYRSWYRPEVCDANTLGHEQLHFDIAELYARLFRKRLGEASFTSDVKDEVKAIYKQILKELIAFQNKYDRETDFSKDVRQQRLWNRTIAEELLASEQTKTPSKNDS
- a CDS encoding OsmC family protein, with the translated sequence MTAKIIYDGELRTTCEHIRSGDSFKTDAPVDNNGLGQAFSPTDIVATALGSCMITVMGIKARDLGVILDGATVTITKHMASGPRRISKIEAKLNLPADVSQKHRKILENTGKTCPVLYSLHPDIEKSITFSWEL
- a CDS encoding T9SS type A sorting domain-containing protein; the encoded protein is MKRIIILFAGLLLCIPFSRGQSIVSAEYFFDGDPGIGNGIALSVNDNAGQLAQEFSIPTTGLSEGFHSLYIRVNGNNGNWSLYDRSIFYVMSFTDASEPIANAEYFFDEDPGIGEGTALAVDTNSGRLVENMTIPIEGLAEGQHVLYIRVQSQSGNWSLYDQRNFGVTADALDSTVTLDETTITANLADATYQWLDCNDENSPIQGETDQSFEASESGTYAVQITKGDQTVVSACTEISIDSEPGDSEDDQDSENDQEGENDQDNDGVPDALDQCDNTSAGAVVDANGCPVFTLPADNFIITTVGESCISSNNGSIEIAAETSLPYSASLTGPNGTLNQEFSDVTVFQDLVAGAYGLCIQIDGQPDYERCFDVSLTQPEALSASSKVNAMARTLNLHLKGSQTYTITLNDEIITTSDNEITLALRKGGNTITVVGDARCQGIYEEKIVLGPGTLVYPNPIASGNLHVDLSFANLSRKADISLFNLNGALISEEERSIEQGRILLDMDGLPKGVYILSVRTDEALLNQKIIKR